From the Halorhabdus utahensis DSM 12940 genome, one window contains:
- a CDS encoding PAS domain S-box protein, producing the protein MPVEGSGEITVLHVDDDPDLAAVAGEYVAREDDRISVDVATSADEGLTMLADASIDCIVSDYDMPGQDGIEFLETVREAHPDLPFILYTGKGSEEVASDAIGAGVTDYLQKESGPDHYRLLANRIVNAVERYRAGERVERAEQRYRSLFEEMNEGAALHELVYEAGEPVGYEIIDVNRNFEAILDIPAEQAIGQRAVDVYDVEEPPFLDRYAQVAETGESMEFETSFRPLEMHFHVSVFAPREGQFATVFSDVSDQRETEQHLRHERALYHAQSEATLDGYLVVDEERRIASYNSRLLELWDIPEDLIESRDDEAVLDHVVEKTVDPDEFREVVESLYDQPNAESRDEIELADGRWFDRYSTPVVGEDGTRYGRLWVFRDVTQRKERERELTRLSERLELAVEGANLGVWDWDMTTDAVEFNEQWAEMLGHSVSEIEPHLDAWERRVHPDDLPAVEAALDAHIEDETPLYDTEHRMRTAEGDWKWIRDVGRVVDRGGDGEPRRAVGIHIDIDDRKRRERQLQLFRKAVEQTAHAVYVTDADGTIEYVNPAFEDVTGYPEQEALGSDPHILQSGEYDEDYYEAFWETITDGERWRKEMIDRDADGERIVLEQSIAPITDADGDPEKFVAVAQDVTERKEAERDLERAREELRQVIDLVPDLIFAKDREGRYLLANEATAEAYGLSPEDVEGELESNVIPDVEDSEAFREDDLAVIESGERQVIPEEELTTADGETRILETTKIPYEVSGSGEDAVLGYGRDITDLKEYERELERQRDNLEVLNQVVRHDIRNELQLVEAYADLLQRHVDGVEENYANRVLRAARGAADILETARDVTDIMLQADADQQPVDLASTLRNEVEDLRSQYERVAVTVEGAIPDVSVRADDMLASVFRNLLTNAVQHNDSESPDVTVAADTDGERVTVRIADNGPGIPEERRERIFQQGETALNSDGTGLGLYLVATLVERYGGTVAVEDNDPTGAVFVVELPMAA; encoded by the coding sequence ATGCCGGTCGAAGGGTCTGGTGAGATCACTGTCCTGCACGTCGACGACGACCCGGACCTCGCGGCGGTCGCCGGCGAGTACGTGGCGCGTGAGGACGACCGGATATCCGTCGACGTTGCGACCAGCGCCGACGAGGGCCTCACGATGCTCGCCGACGCGTCGATCGACTGTATCGTCTCGGACTACGACATGCCCGGCCAGGACGGCATCGAGTTCCTCGAAACAGTCCGCGAGGCACACCCGGACCTTCCGTTTATCCTGTACACGGGGAAGGGATCAGAGGAAGTCGCCAGCGACGCGATCGGCGCTGGCGTGACGGATTACCTCCAGAAGGAGTCCGGCCCCGACCACTACCGACTCCTGGCCAACCGGATCGTGAACGCGGTCGAGCGATACCGGGCGGGCGAGCGCGTCGAGCGGGCCGAGCAGCGCTATCGATCGCTGTTCGAGGAGATGAACGAGGGGGCGGCGTTGCACGAACTCGTCTACGAGGCGGGCGAGCCGGTCGGGTACGAGATCATCGACGTCAACCGGAACTTCGAGGCGATCCTCGACATTCCGGCCGAGCAGGCCATCGGCCAGCGTGCGGTCGACGTCTACGACGTCGAGGAGCCGCCGTTCCTCGACCGGTACGCTCAGGTGGCCGAGACGGGCGAGTCGATGGAGTTCGAGACCTCCTTTCGGCCGCTGGAGATGCACTTCCACGTCTCGGTGTTTGCACCGAGAGAAGGCCAGTTCGCGACCGTGTTCTCGGACGTGTCCGACCAGCGAGAGACCGAACAGCACCTCCGCCACGAGCGGGCGTTGTACCACGCCCAGAGCGAGGCCACCCTCGATGGGTATCTCGTCGTCGACGAGGAGCGCCGCATCGCCTCGTACAACTCCCGGCTGCTCGAGTTGTGGGACATCCCCGAGGATCTCATCGAGAGTCGAGACGACGAGGCGGTCCTCGATCACGTGGTCGAGAAAACGGTCGATCCCGATGAGTTCCGCGAGGTGGTCGAGTCGCTCTACGACCAGCCAAACGCCGAGAGCAGAGACGAGATCGAACTGGCCGACGGGCGCTGGTTCGACCGGTACTCGACGCCGGTCGTCGGCGAGGACGGAACCCGCTACGGCCGACTGTGGGTCTTTCGGGACGTCACCCAACGCAAGGAACGCGAACGCGAGCTGACCCGACTCTCGGAACGACTCGAACTCGCCGTCGAAGGGGCGAATCTGGGAGTCTGGGACTGGGATATGACCACTGACGCGGTCGAGTTCAACGAGCAGTGGGCCGAGATGCTCGGCCACTCGGTATCGGAGATCGAACCACACCTCGACGCCTGGGAACGGCGGGTTCACCCTGACGACCTCCCGGCGGTCGAGGCGGCACTCGACGCCCACATCGAGGATGAAACACCGCTGTACGACACCGAACACCGGATGCGGACGGCCGAGGGCGACTGGAAGTGGATCAGGGACGTCGGCCGGGTCGTGGATCGCGGCGGGGACGGGGAACCACGTCGCGCGGTCGGTATCCACATCGACATCGACGACCGGAAGCGACGCGAACGGCAACTGCAGTTGTTCCGAAAGGCGGTCGAACAGACCGCCCACGCCGTCTACGTTACCGACGCCGACGGGACGATCGAGTACGTCAACCCGGCCTTCGAGGACGTGACCGGGTATCCCGAACAAGAGGCGCTGGGCAGCGATCCACACATCCTCCAGTCCGGGGAGTACGACGAGGACTACTACGAGGCGTTCTGGGAAACGATCACTGACGGCGAGCGCTGGCGCAAGGAGATGATCGACCGAGACGCCGACGGCGAGCGGATCGTCCTCGAACAGTCGATCGCGCCGATCACGGACGCGGACGGTGACCCGGAGAAGTTCGTCGCCGTCGCCCAGGACGTCACCGAGCGCAAGGAGGCCGAACGCGACCTCGAGCGCGCTCGCGAGGAACTCCGGCAGGTCATCGATCTCGTGCCGGATCTCATCTTCGCGAAGGACCGCGAGGGACGGTACTTGCTGGCCAACGAGGCGACTGCCGAGGCGTACGGGCTCTCGCCCGAGGATGTCGAGGGCGAGCTCGAATCGAACGTCATCCCGGACGTGGAGGATTCCGAAGCGTTCCGCGAGGACGACCTCGCCGTGATCGAATCGGGCGAGCGCCAGGTGATCCCCGAAGAAGAACTGACGACCGCCGACGGCGAGACCCGGATTCTGGAGACGACGAAGATCCCCTACGAGGTCTCGGGCAGCGGCGAGGACGCCGTCCTCGGGTACGGGCGGGACATCACGGATCTCAAAGAGTACGAACGGGAACTCGAGCGCCAGCGGGACAACCTCGAAGTGCTCAATCAGGTCGTCCGCCACGACATTCGCAACGAACTGCAACTCGTCGAGGCCTACGCGGACCTGCTCCAGCGACACGTCGATGGCGTGGAGGAAAACTACGCAAACAGAGTTCTCAGAGCCGCCCGTGGTGCCGCCGACATCCTCGAGACTGCCCGAGACGTGACGGATATCATGCTCCAGGCCGACGCCGATCAGCAGCCGGTCGACCTCGCGAGCACCCTCCGGAACGAGGTCGAGGACCTCCGATCGCAGTACGAACGGGTGGCCGTGACCGTCGAGGGGGCGATTCCGGACGTTTCAGTCCGCGCCGACGACATGCTCGCGTCCGTCTTCCGGAACCTGCTGACCAACGCCGTCCAGCACAACGACAGCGAGAGCCCGGACGTGACTGTCGCCGCCGACACCGACGGGGAGCGCGTGACGGTTCGGATCGCCGACAACGGGCCGGGGATCCCAGAGGAACGCCGGGAACGTATCTTCCAGCAGGGGGAAACCGCCCTCAACAGCGACGGGACGGGACTCGGGCTGTATCTCGTCGCGACGCTTGTCGAGCGCTACGGCGGGACGGTCGCCGTCGAGGACAACGATCCCACCGGAGCCGTGTTCGTCGTTGAACTGCCGATGGCAGCGTGA
- a CDS encoding DUF7504 family protein, with protein MSGEQTDGYAFDDGLPIEPIDPGSTVLVAGPAFSPAEAVVRSLVMGGTSVEDGSLFISTSMTSEKLLKACRRTNPSLDTTLTGIIDCSGQEPKPSEIDAEVKYVSTQSDLTGIGMKFSALYESLYADAVDGRVRTGLISLSSLAMYVDLRKLFRFAQTLAGRIDSAGGLGVFAIDPTTHDERTVNTLGQVADGRIEVREYDGDDEAIDGELRVQGLPAQPSGWQPFSLS; from the coding sequence ATGAGTGGCGAGCAAACCGACGGCTACGCCTTTGACGATGGATTGCCGATCGAGCCCATCGATCCAGGGTCGACTGTCCTGGTCGCCGGACCGGCGTTCAGTCCGGCCGAGGCTGTCGTCCGCTCGTTAGTGATGGGAGGGACGAGCGTCGAGGATGGGTCGCTGTTCATCTCGACGAGCATGACGTCCGAGAAACTCCTCAAAGCGTGCCGGCGGACGAATCCGTCACTGGATACGACGTTGACAGGGATCATCGACTGTAGCGGCCAGGAACCCAAGCCATCCGAGATCGACGCCGAAGTCAAATACGTCTCGACACAGAGCGATCTCACCGGGATCGGCATGAAGTTCTCGGCGCTGTACGAATCGCTGTACGCCGACGCCGTCGATGGGCGCGTCCGGACGGGCCTGATCAGCCTCTCGTCGCTGGCGATGTACGTCGACCTGCGGAAACTCTTCCGGTTCGCACAGACCCTCGCCGGGCGCATCGACAGTGCCGGCGGTCTCGGCGTCTTCGCGATCGATCCGACGACTCACGACGAACGAACCGTCAACACGCTCGGCCAGGTCGCCGACGGCCGCATCGAAGTCCGGGAATACGACGGCGACGACGAAGCCATCGACGGCGAACTGCGCGTGCAGGGCCTGCCGGCCCAGCCCAGCGGCTGGCAGCCGTTCTCGCTGTCGTAG
- a CDS encoding sensor histidine kinase gives MPRTEDSEADSQPQTGDTGENGTAETPILVLVSDPGNRTVLEDWLAGHETYRAVGRGADIRTADFECCLLDGEALQEHREALLDRQASEGAILPYLLLVPDVAHGEVRAQLEGEYPDLWAAIDGMVDMPVSEDRLAERVETVLRLREQSIAVNQQRDQLDVLNRVLRHDIRNDVHVILAWAENLEGELPAEKEQSIEKILRAGNHVVELTTSAHDIAEMIHGEGTPDLSAVSLDRVLRDELEKRRQTHPEADISMPEPASPETRVLANEMLSSVFRNLVNNAIQHNDADRPSVTVTVEDGDDVVRVTVADNGPGIPEAHRDRLFDEGERGMDSEGTGMGLFLVGRLVESHGGDVWIADRSTSADDGGTDAKRGVVFVVELPNAPAAD, from the coding sequence ATGCCACGGACTGAGGACTCGGAGGCGGACTCACAACCCCAGACGGGAGACACCGGCGAGAACGGAACGGCGGAGACGCCCATCTTGGTGCTCGTCTCCGATCCGGGGAACCGGACAGTCCTCGAGGATTGGCTAGCGGGCCACGAGACGTATCGGGCGGTCGGGCGGGGCGCCGATATTCGGACCGCCGACTTCGAGTGCTGCCTGCTCGACGGGGAAGCGCTGCAAGAGCACCGTGAGGCACTGCTCGATCGGCAGGCCAGCGAGGGGGCGATTTTGCCGTATCTGTTGCTCGTGCCGGACGTCGCTCACGGCGAAGTCCGAGCCCAACTCGAAGGCGAGTATCCGGACCTGTGGGCGGCCATCGACGGCATGGTCGACATGCCGGTCTCCGAGGATCGTCTAGCGGAACGGGTCGAAACGGTGCTTCGGCTGCGGGAGCAATCCATCGCGGTGAATCAGCAGCGCGACCAACTCGACGTGTTGAACCGGGTGTTGCGCCACGACATCCGCAACGACGTCCACGTCATCCTGGCCTGGGCGGAGAACCTCGAAGGGGAGTTGCCTGCCGAAAAGGAACAGTCCATCGAGAAGATCCTCCGGGCGGGCAACCACGTCGTCGAGCTCACCACGAGTGCTCACGACATCGCGGAGATGATCCACGGCGAGGGGACGCCCGACCTCTCGGCTGTCTCGCTCGATCGAGTTCTCAGAGACGAACTCGAAAAACGACGGCAAACACACCCCGAAGCCGACATCTCGATGCCCGAGCCGGCGAGTCCGGAGACGCGCGTTCTGGCCAACGAGATGCTCTCCTCGGTGTTCCGGAACCTCGTCAACAACGCCATCCAGCACAACGATGCCGACAGGCCGAGCGTCACAGTCACCGTCGAAGACGGCGACGACGTCGTTCGCGTCACCGTTGCGGACAACGGGCCGGGAATCCCCGAAGCCCACCGTGATCGTCTCTTTGACGAAGGCGAGCGGGGCATGGACAGCGAGGGGACGGGAATGGGACTGTTTCTCGTGGGGCGACTCGTCGAGAGTCACGGTGGCGACGTCTGGATCGCTGATCGATCGACGTCGGCCGACGACGGCGGAACGGACGCGAAACGAGGGGTCGTGTTCGTCGTCGAGTTGCCGAACGCGCCTGCGGCGGACTGA
- a CDS encoding ATPase domain-containing protein, giving the protein MQLSRLSTGVAGLDAVLDGGLVRGRNVLVRGTPGAGKTIFGLYFLSAGIAADERSLYVNLGEPQAYVEETADAFDLQTEGIHFHNLSPTSEQFAEQESYDVFESAEVDQPDFIDSLRTVVDEVEPDRVLLDPITEFRYLTSDERQFRKGILGLLDYLKDVGATVMLTSQAGETVTDEDLQFLVDGVVSLEVVQDSRAVQVSKFRGSSFRRGKHFYGIDDEGLTVWPRLVPGEVERSIEDETLSSGVPELDSLLGGGIDRGTVTILSGPTGAGKTTTGVQFLTEAALDKTEGVLFQFEEAERTIRKRADAIGIPLRTVIEEGCLSIVEIEPDEYTVGEFEQLIREAVDDGVELVMIDGTQGFKQNLRGLEDPTAALLRVGRYLRSAGVSTILVNEVHNITGDFRATEERTSNLADNLVFLRHVEYRGELRKVIGALKMRTSDFEHSLRELEITTDGICVGDPLPQLRGILTGTPDWEETDLPEDTNGGQD; this is encoded by the coding sequence ATGCAACTCTCCCGACTTTCTACTGGCGTCGCCGGTCTCGACGCTGTCCTGGACGGTGGGCTCGTGCGGGGGCGTAACGTGCTCGTCAGGGGAACACCGGGCGCGGGCAAGACGATCTTCGGGCTGTACTTCCTGTCGGCGGGGATCGCGGCCGACGAGCGGAGTCTCTACGTCAACCTGGGCGAACCACAGGCCTATGTCGAGGAGACGGCCGATGCGTTCGACCTACAGACCGAGGGGATCCACTTTCACAATCTCTCGCCGACCAGCGAACAGTTTGCCGAGCAGGAATCGTACGACGTCTTCGAGTCAGCCGAAGTCGACCAGCCTGATTTCATCGACTCGCTCCGAACCGTCGTCGACGAGGTCGAACCGGACCGCGTCCTGTTGGATCCGATCACGGAATTCCGCTACCTGACTTCCGACGAGCGACAGTTCCGCAAGGGGATCCTCGGCCTGCTGGATTACCTCAAGGACGTGGGAGCGACGGTGATGTTGACCTCACAGGCCGGCGAGACAGTCACCGACGAGGATTTGCAGTTTCTCGTTGACGGTGTCGTCTCCCTGGAGGTTGTCCAGGACAGTCGCGCGGTCCAGGTCTCGAAGTTTCGGGGGTCGTCGTTCCGCCGGGGCAAGCACTTCTACGGCATCGACGACGAGGGGCTGACCGTCTGGCCGAGGCTGGTTCCCGGCGAGGTGGAGCGCTCGATCGAGGACGAGACGCTTTCCTCGGGCGTCCCAGAACTCGACAGCCTCCTGGGTGGGGGAATCGACCGCGGGACGGTAACGATCCTGAGCGGGCCGACCGGTGCGGGTAAGACGACAACCGGGGTCCAATTCCTCACGGAGGCGGCCCTCGACAAAACCGAAGGCGTCCTCTTCCAGTTCGAGGAGGCCGAACGAACCATCCGCAAACGGGCCGATGCGATCGGGATCCCCCTCCGAACAGTGATCGAAGAGGGCTGTCTGTCGATCGTCGAAATCGAGCCGGACGAATACACCGTCGGCGAGTTCGAGCAGTTGATCCGCGAAGCTGTCGACGACGGCGTCGAACTGGTCATGATCGACGGCACACAGGGATTCAAGCAGAACCTCCGCGGGCTCGAAGACCCGACAGCGGCGCTTCTTCGCGTGGGTCGATACCTTCGGTCGGCCGGCGTTTCGACGATCCTGGTCAACGAGGTGCACAACATCACCGGCGACTTCCGGGCGACCGAGGAGCGGACAAGTAACCTCGCGGACAATCTCGTCTTCCTGCGCCACGTCGAGTACCGCGGCGAGTTGCGGAAGGTCATCGGGGCGCTGAAGATGCGAACGAGCGACTTCGAGCACAGCCTGCGGGAACTCGAAATCACGACCGACGGGATCTGCGTCGGCGACCCGCTCCCCCAGTTGCGCGGGATCCTCACGGGGACGCCGGACTGGGAAGAGACCGACCTTCCGGAAGACACCAACGGGGGCCAGGACTGA
- a CDS encoding GNAT family N-acetyltransferase: MQIDALHELSKGDVTQAATATADSFTDDPLFRYILGEKCQPEYLRTLLKYYIKYSVLYGEAYASSAALDGIVLCARSREYDYSLFKSLRAGSLSLIRLGSEAGSRFKTYDAYAAEKHEAVISDPHIFIQLLAVAPDQQGEGHGGSMLSSVVENATEAGYPCYLETHTERNVSFYRKYGFETASTGEIPGTDITHYCLLRD; encoded by the coding sequence ATGCAGATCGACGCTCTCCATGAACTCTCGAAGGGGGACGTGACCCAGGCAGCGACGGCGACGGCTGATTCCTTTACCGACGATCCACTGTTTCGGTACATTCTTGGGGAGAAATGCCAGCCGGAGTACTTGCGGACGCTATTGAAATATTACATCAAGTACAGCGTGCTGTACGGGGAGGCCTACGCCAGTTCGGCTGCGCTGGACGGGATCGTCCTCTGCGCACGCTCCAGGGAGTACGATTACTCGTTGTTCAAATCCCTTCGGGCTGGAAGCCTCTCGTTGATACGTCTGGGATCCGAAGCGGGATCGCGATTCAAAACGTACGACGCGTATGCTGCGGAAAAACACGAGGCCGTCATCTCAGATCCACATATTTTCATCCAGTTACTGGCCGTTGCCCCCGACCAGCAGGGAGAGGGACACGGCGGGTCCATGCTGTCCTCGGTGGTCGAGAACGCAACTGAGGCCGGCTATCCCTGCTACTTGGAGACCCACACCGAGCGTAACGTATCGTTCTATCGAAAATATGGCTTCGAAACTGCTTCGACAGGTGAGATCCCCGGGACCGACATCACGCACTATTGTCTGTTGCGGGACTAG
- a CDS encoding GAF domain-containing protein, translated as MTHRILCVDGDKDASEDTAETIRSQLADLDPVVETAGTLADAEALLGTDTDVIVTEYDLSDGTGFDIVSAAEDVCPDAGVILYTDTDPGTLDTIELRGAITEYVGKDSVFGEERLADLVRTTIETRSQGSYPMPQTEAERLAALQSFDLDDEELIESLDRITDLAAAHFDVEQASINLITEYSQEFLACYGEAEDWKTMDREDSICTFTILEESGVMAVEDVTEDPRFQSRADSLIELGIRAYMGANLITSNGLVIGPLCIYDDEPRSFSPAEKAYLRDLAAVAMDLIEYHTQLRAVGDIEEADQ; from the coding sequence ATGACTCACCGAATCCTCTGCGTGGACGGGGACAAAGACGCCAGCGAGGACACCGCTGAAACCATCCGATCCCAGCTGGCGGATCTCGACCCTGTCGTCGAAACGGCGGGGACGCTGGCCGACGCCGAGGCGTTACTCGGGACGGACACGGACGTGATCGTCACCGAATACGACCTTTCCGACGGGACGGGCTTCGATATCGTCAGCGCGGCCGAAGACGTCTGTCCCGATGCGGGGGTGATCCTCTATACCGACACCGATCCGGGAACGCTCGACACGATCGAACTCCGTGGTGCGATCACCGAGTACGTCGGCAAGGATTCGGTCTTCGGCGAGGAGCGGCTGGCCGATCTGGTTCGCACAACGATCGAAACCAGAAGCCAGGGCTCCTATCCGATGCCCCAGACCGAAGCCGAGCGGCTCGCCGCACTCCAGTCCTTCGACCTCGACGACGAGGAGTTGATCGAATCACTCGATCGGATCACCGACCTGGCAGCCGCCCACTTCGACGTCGAGCAGGCCTCGATCAACCTCATCACCGAATACAGTCAGGAATTTCTGGCCTGTTACGGGGAAGCCGAAGACTGGAAGACAATGGATCGGGAAGACTCGATCTGTACGTTCACGATCCTCGAGGAGTCCGGCGTCATGGCCGTCGAGGATGTGACCGAGGATCCACGGTTTCAGTCCCGTGCGGACTCACTCATCGAATTGGGGATCCGGGCGTACATGGGGGCGAATCTCATCACGTCCAACGGTCTCGTTATCGGGCCGCTGTGTATCTACGACGACGAACCGCGGTCGTTCTCCCCGGCCGAGAAAGCCTATCTCAGAGACCTGGCGGCTGTGGCGATGGACCTCATCGAGTATCATACCCAACTGCGTGCCGTGGGCGATATCGAGGAGGCGGACCAATGA
- a CDS encoding DICT sensory domain-containing protein, which produces MTLSQIVEAISEHEKHLVLFNCDPGDPIVEDLRVYFQSQNVRIEGETTASGAPANVAVLSDRESVLSIEAVSTLRELLENVPPGTDAIGIADGEYESILGHLKETTFTSYDSEQMLYATREIEDRARRVRAGTIHAGFQRLSELVEQRSIYADLAARGLDVHAYGVPDTTPPDIEGATIHAVENDEIAETWFVAFDGGDEDSQKCALLAEERGDGSFFGTWTYDPTIVDSILGHLEETYLAADRTQPQSGP; this is translated from the coding sequence ATGACACTCTCACAGATCGTCGAAGCGATCAGCGAGCACGAGAAACATCTCGTCCTGTTCAACTGTGATCCGGGAGATCCGATCGTCGAGGACCTGCGGGTGTACTTCCAGTCACAGAACGTCCGTATCGAGGGGGAAACGACTGCATCGGGAGCCCCTGCAAACGTCGCCGTCCTGAGCGATCGGGAGTCGGTCCTCTCGATCGAGGCCGTCTCGACGCTACGGGAGTTACTCGAGAACGTCCCGCCGGGGACCGACGCCATCGGGATCGCGGACGGTGAGTACGAATCGATCCTGGGCCACCTCAAGGAGACGACGTTCACCAGCTACGATAGTGAACAGATGCTCTATGCGACCCGTGAGATCGAGGATCGCGCAAGGCGGGTTCGAGCGGGGACGATCCACGCCGGGTTCCAGCGGCTGTCGGAACTGGTCGAGCAACGATCGATCTACGCCGATCTCGCGGCGCGCGGGCTCGACGTGCACGCCTACGGTGTCCCCGACACGACACCGCCAGACATCGAGGGGGCGACCATCCATGCGGTCGAAAACGACGAGATCGCCGAAACGTGGTTCGTGGCCTTCGACGGCGGTGACGAGGACAGTCAGAAGTGCGCGTTGCTGGCCGAGGAGCGCGGGGACGGGTCGTTCTTTGGCACCTGGACGTACGACCCGACCATCGTTGACAGCATTCTAGGGCACCTCGAGGAAACGTACCTCGCTGCCGATCGGACCCAGCCCCAGTCCGGCCCCTGA
- the ilvD gene encoding dihydroxy-acid dehydratase — MSNDDRFSRDKDEDLPSTDVTEGPDKAPHRAMFRAMGYDDADFDSPLVGIANPAADITPCNVHLDDVAETAWDATDEAGGMPVEFGTITISDAISMGTEGMKASLISREVIADSVELVAFGERVDGLVTIGGCDKNMPGMMMAMIRTDLPSVFLYGGSIMPGEHDGRDVTIVQVFEGVGAYATGDMDADELDDLERNACPGAGACGGMFTANTMASISEVIGLAPLGSASPPAEEESRYDVARETGELAVEVIEERRRPSDILTRESFENAIALQTAIGGSTNAVLHLLAMAAEAGVELDIEDFDEISRRTPKIADLQPGGESVMNDLHEIGGVPVVLRRLLEADLLHGDAMTITGRTLAEEIEHLEEKGRLPPEEEIDADFLYSIDDPKEPEGAIKILTGNLAPDGAVLKATGNDEFYHQGPARIFEDEEDAMAYVQEDRIESGDVIIIRGEGPKGGPGMREMLGVTAAVVGQGHEDDVALLTDGRFSGGTRGPMIGHVAPESFVGGPIGALEDGDTVTVDIPERSLDVDLSDAEIQQRLDERDDPEPTYENGVLAKYHRDFDSAANGAVSNPGVKRE, encoded by the coding sequence ATGTCCAACGACGACAGGTTCTCGCGTGACAAAGACGAGGACCTTCCGAGCACCGACGTCACTGAAGGACCCGACAAGGCACCCCACCGGGCGATGTTCCGCGCGATGGGCTACGACGATGCCGACTTCGACTCGCCGCTGGTGGGCATCGCCAACCCCGCTGCCGACATCACGCCCTGTAACGTCCATCTCGACGACGTGGCCGAGACGGCCTGGGACGCCACCGACGAAGCGGGCGGGATGCCCGTCGAGTTCGGGACGATCACCATCTCCGACGCCATCTCGATGGGCACCGAGGGGATGAAGGCCTCCCTGATCTCCCGGGAGGTCATCGCTGACTCCGTCGAACTCGTCGCGTTCGGCGAGCGCGTCGACGGCCTCGTCACCATCGGCGGCTGCGACAAGAACATGCCCGGGATGATGATGGCGATGATCCGGACGGATCTACCGTCTGTGTTCCTCTATGGCGGCTCGATCATGCCCGGCGAGCACGACGGGAGAGACGTCACCATCGTCCAGGTGTTCGAGGGTGTCGGCGCCTACGCCACCGGCGACATGGACGCCGACGAACTCGACGACCTCGAACGCAACGCCTGCCCCGGCGCGGGGGCCTGTGGCGGGATGTTCACCGCCAACACGATGGCCTCCATCTCGGAGGTCATCGGGCTGGCACCGCTGGGCAGCGCAAGCCCGCCCGCCGAAGAGGAAAGCCGTTACGACGTGGCCCGCGAGACCGGAGAATTGGCCGTCGAAGTCATCGAAGAGCGCCGCCGACCGTCGGACATCCTCACGCGGGAGTCCTTCGAGAACGCCATCGCGCTGCAAACGGCGATCGGTGGGTCGACCAACGCCGTCCTGCACCTGCTGGCGATGGCCGCCGAGGCCGGCGTCGAGCTGGACATCGAGGACTTCGACGAGATCAGCCGTCGGACGCCGAAGATCGCCGACCTCCAGCCTGGCGGCGAGAGCGTGATGAACGACCTCCACGAGATCGGCGGCGTCCCGGTCGTGCTCCGCCGGTTGCTGGAGGCCGACCTGCTGCACGGCGATGCGATGACGATCACCGGCCGGACGCTCGCCGAGGAGATCGAGCACTTAGAAGAGAAGGGGCGACTCCCGCCCGAGGAAGAGATCGACGCCGACTTCCTCTACTCGATCGACGACCCGAAGGAACCCGAGGGCGCGATCAAGATCCTGACGGGCAACCTCGCGCCCGACGGCGCGGTCCTGAAGGCGACGGGCAACGACGAGTTCTACCACCAGGGGCCGGCGCGGATCTTCGAGGACGAGGAAGACGCAATGGCGTACGTCCAGGAGGATCGCATCGAGTCCGGCGACGTGATCATCATCCGCGGTGAGGGGCCCAAGGGTGGCCCCGGAATGCGGGAGATGCTCGGCGTCACCGCCGCCGTGGTCGGCCAGGGCCACGAGGACGACGTGGCGTTGCTGACTGACGGCCGGTTCTCCGGCGGGACGCGCGGGCCGATGATCGGCCACGTCGCCCCCGAGAGTTTCGTCGGCGGGCCGATCGGCGCGCTCGAAGACGGCGACACCGTGACGGTGGACATTCCCGAGCGCTCGCTCGACGTTGACCTTAGCGACGCGGAGATCCAACAGCGTCTCGACGAGCGCGACGATCCCGAGCCGACCTACGAGAATGGTGTGCTGGCGAAGTACCACCGGGACTTCGACTCGGCGGCCAACGGTGCGGTGAGCAACCCCGGTGTCAAGCGGGAATAA